A region from the Desulfocurvibacter africanus subsp. africanus DSM 2603 genome encodes:
- the murB gene encoding UDP-N-acetylmuramate dehydrogenase, whose product MDLIIGKGPLLSERTTLRLGGRALAEISVGSEAGLDRLAGELARLGGRPLVLGWGSNLLAKDGELDLLLVRPQFEQGPEVVGEVQGKILVRCGAGVRLPLLLGWAARHGLSGLEGLAGIPGSVGGAVAMNAGSYGVSFCQAMTRARIWTPERGLVWLAPDGYDCAYRHFKPRHHGESGLFIVTEVELVLTSGTSEAVRSAMRANLARKKASQPITLATAGCVYKNPEGNSAGRLLDQAGFRGRRLGGMGFSELHANFLANYGGGTAGQALELLEEAWAKVLDLFGVSLELEVKVVG is encoded by the coding sequence ATGGATTTGATCATCGGCAAAGGACCGCTCCTGAGCGAGCGCACGACCCTGAGGCTTGGCGGCCGCGCGCTGGCCGAGATCAGCGTGGGCAGCGAAGCCGGGCTCGACCGATTGGCCGGAGAACTTGCGCGCTTGGGCGGACGTCCGTTGGTCCTCGGCTGGGGGAGTAACCTGCTGGCCAAGGACGGCGAGCTCGATCTGCTGCTGGTCCGGCCGCAATTCGAGCAGGGCCCCGAGGTCGTGGGCGAGGTCCAGGGCAAAATCCTGGTTCGCTGCGGCGCCGGCGTACGCCTGCCGCTCCTGCTGGGCTGGGCCGCCCGGCATGGTCTGTCGGGTCTGGAAGGGTTGGCGGGCATTCCCGGCAGCGTGGGCGGCGCCGTGGCCATGAACGCGGGCTCCTACGGCGTATCATTCTGCCAGGCCATGACTCGCGCGCGCATCTGGACGCCCGAGAGAGGCCTTGTATGGCTTGCTCCAGACGGGTATGACTGCGCCTACCGACACTTCAAGCCGCGTCACCATGGAGAGAGCGGGCTGTTCATCGTCACTGAGGTTGAGCTGGTCCTGACTTCCGGCACAAGCGAGGCCGTGCGGTCGGCCATGCGCGCCAATCTGGCCAGGAAGAAGGCTTCCCAACCCATTACTCTGGCCACGGCTGGCTGCGTATACAAGAATCCCGAGGGCAACAGCGCCGGCCGCCTGCTCGACCAGGCAGGCTTCCGCGGCCGCAGGCTCGGCGGCATGGGCTTTTCGGAGCTGCACGCCAATTTCCTGGCCAACTACGGCGGAGGCACTGCGGGTCAGGCCCTGGAGCTTCTGGAGGAGGCCTGGGCCAAGGTGCTCGATCTGTTCGGCGTGTCGCTTGAGCTTGAAGTCAAGGTGGTCGGATGA
- the murC gene encoding UDP-N-acetylmuramate--L-alanine ligase: MKNTIKNIHMIGIGGSGMSGIAEVLLNLGYAVTGSDLSMNAAAKRLKDLGAEVFLGHGASNVSNAHVVVKSTAVPETNPEVQEARRLGIPVIPRAEMLAELMRLRTGIAVAGTHGKTTTTSLLAEIFTAAGLDPTVIIGGRLNSWGANAYLGEGEYLIAEADESDGSFLVLAPIITIVTNVDADHLDFYPDQQAIDRAFTEFMNKVPFYGVNVVCGDDPGVERILPGIRRRIMTYGLRPGNRIRGEITSCQERCIFKLYVDEEYWADVVLNKPGRHNVLNSMAAIGVALEAGLPKEAILQGLERFGGVGRRFEIKGEKGGILVVDDYGHHPAEIGATLATAKDCYPERRLVVAFQPHRFTRTKALFGDFCKVFDVADVLLLTEIYAASEAPIPGVSGLSLAQGIRQVGKVDVSFFPNFEEMEAALPGLLRPGDVLLTLGAGNIWQVGQNYLDKA, encoded by the coding sequence ATGAAGAACACCATAAAGAACATTCATATGATAGGCATTGGCGGCTCGGGCATGAGCGGTATCGCCGAGGTGCTCCTGAACCTCGGTTACGCAGTGACCGGCTCGGACCTGTCCATGAACGCCGCGGCCAAGCGACTCAAGGATCTTGGCGCAGAGGTTTTCCTTGGCCACGGCGCATCCAACGTGAGCAACGCCCATGTGGTGGTCAAGTCCACGGCCGTACCCGAGACCAACCCCGAGGTGCAGGAAGCGCGCAGGCTCGGCATTCCGGTTATCCCACGGGCCGAGATGCTCGCCGAACTCATGCGCCTGCGCACGGGCATCGCCGTGGCCGGCACCCATGGCAAGACCACGACCACCTCGCTGCTGGCCGAGATATTCACCGCAGCAGGGCTGGACCCCACGGTCATCATCGGTGGGCGGCTCAATTCCTGGGGAGCCAACGCCTATCTGGGCGAGGGCGAGTACCTCATCGCCGAGGCCGACGAGTCCGACGGCTCGTTCCTCGTGCTTGCGCCCATTATTACCATCGTGACCAACGTGGACGCCGACCACCTGGACTTTTACCCGGATCAGCAGGCCATCGACCGGGCCTTCACCGAGTTCATGAACAAGGTGCCTTTCTATGGCGTGAACGTGGTCTGCGGCGACGATCCCGGCGTCGAACGCATCCTTCCGGGAATCCGGCGGCGCATCATGACCTACGGCCTGCGCCCGGGAAACCGCATCCGCGGCGAGATCACGAGCTGCCAGGAGCGCTGCATATTCAAACTTTACGTGGACGAGGAATATTGGGCCGATGTGGTGCTCAACAAACCCGGCCGTCACAACGTGCTCAACTCAATGGCCGCCATCGGCGTTGCCCTGGAAGCAGGTTTGCCCAAGGAGGCCATCCTTCAGGGCCTGGAGAGGTTCGGCGGTGTTGGGCGGCGCTTCGAGATCAAGGGCGAGAAGGGCGGAATCCTGGTGGTGGACGATTACGGCCATCACCCGGCCGAGATCGGCGCCACCCTTGCCACGGCCAAGGATTGCTATCCCGAGCGCAGGCTCGTGGTGGCTTTCCAGCCCCATCGCTTCACGCGCACCAAGGCCCTGTTCGGCGATTTCTGCAAGGTGTTCGACGTCGCCGACGTGCTCCTGCTCACGGAGATATATGCGGCGTCCGAGGCGCCCATTCCGGGCGTGAGCGGCCTGTCGCTGGCGCAGGGCATCCGTCAGGTCGGCAAGGTGGATGTGAGCTTCTTCCCGAACTTCGAGGAAATGGAAGCCGCCCTGCCTGGGCTGCTCAGGCCCGGAGACGTGCTTCTGACCCTTGGCGCGGGCAATATTTGGCAAGTGGGCCAGAACTATCTGGACAAGGCCTAG
- the murG gene encoding undecaprenyldiphospho-muramoylpentapeptide beta-N-acetylglucosaminyltransferase — MRIVLTTGGTGGHIFPALAVAEEIKRRHPDGELLFLGGTYGPEGRMAAEAGIPFRALAARGVIGRGVRSVGSIFWITRSVLESLWVLWRYKPQAVIGFGGYASFCPVLAAKWLGIPTLIHEQNSMPGVVNRVLGRYVRMVLISYTDEHHCFDQAKTELTGNPVRAAIRGLRDGNTEQRPTGRRILILGGSQGSKTLNDAVVSDLPKLAKGGIELWHQTGEKDLESVRRSYAAQGYTTAKVDPFIKDMAAAYGWADLVICRAGATTLSELTVAGKPSVLVPFPHATHDHQSLNAQALAERGAAVMVSERKLAETGLFTIIQPLLEPERLMEMGRSAAMLGMPDAAARVADALEAAATERI; from the coding sequence ATGCGTATCGTGCTGACCACCGGCGGAACCGGTGGACATATTTTCCCGGCCTTGGCCGTAGCCGAAGAGATCAAGCGCCGCCATCCCGACGGCGAGCTGCTCTTTCTTGGCGGCACCTACGGACCTGAAGGCCGCATGGCCGCCGAAGCGGGCATCCCTTTCCGCGCGTTGGCCGCTCGGGGTGTCATCGGCCGCGGCGTGCGTTCGGTGGGCTCCATTTTCTGGATCACCCGCAGCGTGCTCGAATCACTGTGGGTTCTCTGGCGTTACAAGCCCCAGGCCGTCATCGGCTTTGGCGGCTACGCTTCGTTTTGCCCCGTGCTGGCCGCCAAGTGGCTGGGCATCCCCACGCTCATCCACGAGCAGAACAGCATGCCCGGCGTGGTAAATCGGGTGCTGGGCCGCTATGTGCGCATGGTGCTCATCAGCTACACGGACGAGCACCATTGCTTCGATCAGGCCAAGACCGAACTGACAGGCAATCCCGTGCGCGCCGCCATTCGCGGATTGCGCGACGGGAATACCGAGCAGCGTCCCACGGGCAGGCGGATTCTTATCCTCGGCGGCAGCCAAGGGTCCAAGACCCTCAATGACGCCGTGGTCAGCGACCTGCCCAAGCTTGCCAAGGGAGGGATCGAGCTATGGCACCAGACCGGAGAAAAGGACTTGGAATCCGTCAGGCGCTCGTACGCCGCGCAGGGATACACCACGGCAAAGGTGGACCCGTTCATCAAGGATATGGCGGCCGCTTACGGCTGGGCGGATCTCGTGATCTGCCGCGCAGGCGCAACCACTCTGTCCGAATTGACTGTCGCTGGTAAGCCCAGCGTGCTGGTTCCGTTTCCGCATGCCACCCATGACCACCAGTCCTTGAATGCTCAAGCCCTGGCGGAGCGTGGGGCCGCGGTCATGGTCAGCGAAAGGAAACTGGCGGAAACGGGCTTGTTCACTATCATTCAGCCGCTGCTTGAGCCCGAGCGCCTCATGGAGATGGGCAGGTCCGCGGCCATGCTCGGCATGCCCGACGCAGCGGCGCGCGTGGCGGACGCCCTGGAAGCCGCCGCGACCGAGCGCATTTAA
- the ftsW gene encoding putative lipid II flippase FtsW, with the protein MNERRAERMERRGFDYLLLAAALVLLGLGLVMVLSASGVMAEKYMGNKYHFFIRQAGFSVAGLFIMTIAWVFPRERLYSLSYLWIVGAIFLLALALWSPLRHEANGAFRWLRLGSFVMQPLELAKLALVVYLANFYSAKQDLLGRFSVAMVPPLLVTGILAGLLLMQPDFGGASFLFLLMLLMALAGGVRLTHLGAVGIAAACAAVVLVSQSPNRMRRVFAFVDPFVDPLDTGYQLVQSLYALGSGHIFGVGLGAGKQKLFFLPEAHNDFLVAVIGEELGFIGVSALFLLVGVLLWRGFVIAWSRSDLRDRLFAFGLTSVLGLGFVLNMAVVLGAAPPKGVPMPFLSYGGSNLVVSFATLGLLLNLSRNEG; encoded by the coding sequence ATGAACGAGCGCAGGGCGGAACGCATGGAGCGCAGGGGGTTCGACTACCTGCTCCTGGCCGCGGCCTTGGTCCTGTTGGGCCTGGGACTGGTCATGGTGCTTTCCGCCAGCGGGGTCATGGCCGAGAAGTACATGGGCAACAAGTACCATTTCTTCATCCGGCAGGCCGGCTTTTCCGTGGCCGGGTTGTTCATCATGACCATCGCCTGGGTTTTCCCGCGCGAGCGCCTGTATTCGCTAAGTTATCTCTGGATCGTGGGGGCCATCTTCCTGCTGGCTCTTGCCCTGTGGAGCCCCTTGCGTCACGAGGCCAACGGCGCTTTCCGCTGGCTGCGGCTCGGATCGTTCGTCATGCAGCCGCTGGAGCTGGCCAAGCTGGCCCTGGTAGTTTACTTGGCCAACTTCTACAGCGCCAAGCAGGACCTTCTGGGCCGTTTCAGTGTGGCCATGGTCCCGCCGCTGCTCGTTACCGGCATTCTTGCAGGACTGCTGCTCATGCAGCCGGATTTCGGCGGCGCTTCATTCCTGTTCCTGCTCATGTTGCTGATGGCCCTGGCCGGCGGGGTGCGGCTGACGCACCTGGGCGCAGTGGGCATAGCCGCGGCCTGCGCCGCCGTTGTGCTCGTGAGCCAGTCGCCAAACCGCATGCGTCGCGTGTTCGCCTTCGTGGATCCCTTCGTGGACCCGCTCGATACCGGCTACCAGCTCGTGCAGTCCCTGTATGCCCTGGGCTCTGGCCATATTTTCGGGGTGGGCCTGGGTGCAGGCAAGCAGAAGCTCTTCTTCCTGCCCGAGGCGCACAACGATTTCCTTGTGGCGGTCATCGGCGAGGAGCTGGGCTTCATAGGCGTGTCCGCCTTGTTTCTGCTCGTCGGCGTGCTGCTCTGGCGCGGTTTCGTGATTGCCTGGTCGCGCAGCGACCTGCGCGACAGGCTGTTTGCCTTTGGGCTGACCAGCGTGCTGGGACTTGGCTTCGTGCTCAATATGGCCGTGGTCCTGGGCGCGGCTCCTCCCAAGGGAGTGCCAATGCCTTTCCTGAGCTATGGCGGCAGCAACCTTGTGGTCTCTTTCGCTACGCTCGGCCTTTTGCTCAACTTGTCGCGGAACGAGGGATAG
- the murD gene encoding UDP-N-acetylmuramoyl-L-alanine--D-glutamate ligase, translating into MRELIHAGQLAGYQAVVLGAGSSGTAAATLLVSLGAKVRWLERKDPGEDVRRFAADKGIDMQIGEHTPEQFAGVDLVVVSPGVPVRKMGHLLGDMPERKVVSELELASWFVSEPILAVTGTNGKTTTVSLCGHILRESGKRVFVGGNIGTPLSEYLLGGERADILVLEVSSFQLQNCRTFKPHVGVLLNFSANHLDYHESMEEYLEAKLKLFARQTEQDLAIAPLNMKDELEARGFTKAKRVYYVPSNRFEGARLLGVHNKANMEAAWLACRAFGVSDDQARAAVMSFKPLSHRIEPVIETGGVLFVDDSKATTIDAMAAAITAFDRPVRLLAGGVWKGGDVAALVPLLKDRVKSVGLFGKAREVFEGAWQGHVPLFWEPTLEPAVKRLYAEAQPGDVILLSPATASFDLYKDYKARGDDFQRIARGLSGAGSKA; encoded by the coding sequence ATGCGCGAACTCATACATGCTGGGCAATTGGCGGGTTATCAGGCGGTCGTTTTGGGTGCTGGCAGTTCCGGAACCGCCGCGGCCACACTGCTGGTGTCCCTTGGCGCCAAAGTGCGCTGGCTGGAGCGCAAGGATCCGGGCGAGGATGTGCGCCGCTTCGCCGCGGACAAAGGCATCGACATGCAGATCGGCGAGCACACGCCGGAGCAGTTCGCGGGCGTGGACCTCGTGGTGGTCAGCCCGGGAGTGCCCGTGCGCAAGATGGGCCATCTGCTGGGCGACATGCCCGAGCGCAAGGTCGTCAGCGAGCTGGAGCTGGCTTCCTGGTTCGTGAGCGAACCCATTCTGGCCGTGACCGGCACCAACGGCAAGACCACCACCGTAAGCCTGTGCGGACATATCCTCAGGGAGTCCGGCAAACGGGTCTTCGTGGGCGGCAACATAGGCACGCCCCTCTCGGAGTACCTCCTGGGCGGCGAGCGCGCGGACATCCTCGTGCTGGAAGTTTCCAGCTTCCAGTTGCAGAACTGCCGGACTTTCAAACCCCATGTGGGCGTGCTGCTGAACTTCTCGGCCAACCATCTGGACTATCACGAGTCCATGGAAGAGTACCTGGAGGCCAAGCTCAAGCTGTTCGCACGCCAGACCGAGCAGGATCTGGCCATTGCTCCGCTTAACATGAAGGACGAACTGGAGGCGCGCGGCTTCACCAAGGCCAAGCGCGTCTACTATGTTCCCAGCAACCGCTTCGAAGGCGCCCGGCTGCTCGGCGTGCATAACAAAGCCAACATGGAGGCCGCCTGGCTGGCCTGTCGGGCTTTCGGCGTGAGCGATGACCAGGCCCGCGCGGCGGTCATGAGCTTCAAGCCGCTTTCGCACCGCATCGAACCGGTCATCGAGACCGGCGGCGTGCTCTTCGTGGACGACTCCAAGGCCACGACCATCGACGCCATGGCAGCGGCCATTACGGCCTTTGATCGGCCCGTGCGCCTGCTTGCCGGTGGGGTGTGGAAGGGCGGCGATGTGGCCGCTCTGGTGCCGCTGCTTAAAGACCGGGTCAAGTCCGTGGGCTTGTTCGGCAAAGCTCGCGAGGTGTTCGAGGGCGCCTGGCAGGGGCACGTGCCCCTGTTCTGGGAACCGACGCTGGAGCCTGCGGTGAAGCGTCTGTACGCCGAGGCACAGCCCGGGGATGTGATCCTGCTCTCTCCGGCCACGGCGAGTTTCGACCTGTACAAGGACTACAAGGCCAGGGGCGACGACTTCCAGCGCATCGCCCGGGGCTTGTCTGGAGCGGGAAGCAAGGCATGA
- the mraY gene encoding phospho-N-acetylmuramoyl-pentapeptide-transferase, with the protein MIYHLLYPLAGEISAFNVFRYITFRSIYALLTALLISILFGPLMIRWLKRIKFGQYILEDVAAHKAKAGTPTMGGMLIAASLVPSVLLWADLTNIHIWLCIIVFLGFGLVGFLDDFLKIKRKRNLGLSARTKLLGQLAVAGLVLVLLIDHPAYSTKLAMPFFKDFTPDLAWLYLPFAVLVMVGSSNGVNLTDGLDGLAIVPTVVVSVVFTVFVYVAGNVNLANYLQVAYVPGVGEVAVFCAALVGAGLGFLWFNAYPAQVFMGDVGSLSLGGTLGFIAVLAKQELLLLVVGGLFVVETISVILQVSYFKMSGGKRIFRMAPLHHHFELKGIPESKIIIRFWILSVLLALVALSTLKLR; encoded by the coding sequence ATGATCTATCATCTTCTGTATCCCCTCGCTGGCGAGATCAGCGCCTTCAACGTTTTCCGGTACATCACGTTCCGGTCCATCTATGCGCTGCTTACGGCGCTGCTCATTTCCATCCTCTTCGGCCCGCTCATGATACGCTGGCTCAAGAGAATCAAGTTCGGCCAGTACATCCTGGAGGACGTGGCGGCGCATAAAGCCAAAGCCGGCACGCCCACCATGGGCGGCATGCTCATCGCCGCGAGCCTGGTGCCCAGCGTGCTCCTGTGGGCCGATCTGACCAACATTCATATCTGGTTGTGCATCATCGTGTTCCTGGGTTTCGGCCTGGTGGGCTTCCTGGACGATTTCCTCAAAATCAAGCGCAAGCGCAACCTGGGGCTCTCGGCGCGGACCAAGCTTTTGGGCCAGTTAGCCGTGGCCGGCCTCGTGCTCGTGCTGCTTATCGATCATCCGGCCTACTCCACCAAACTGGCCATGCCCTTCTTCAAGGACTTCACTCCTGACTTGGCTTGGCTTTATCTACCTTTCGCTGTTCTGGTCATGGTCGGATCGAGCAACGGCGTGAACCTCACCGACGGCCTGGACGGCTTGGCCATCGTGCCCACGGTGGTGGTCAGCGTGGTCTTCACGGTCTTCGTCTACGTGGCCGGCAACGTGAACCTGGCCAACTATCTCCAAGTGGCTTACGTGCCGGGCGTGGGCGAGGTGGCCGTGTTCTGCGCGGCGCTCGTGGGCGCCGGGCTGGGCTTCTTGTGGTTCAATGCCTATCCGGCCCAAGTCTTCATGGGCGACGTGGGCTCGCTGTCACTCGGCGGAACCCTGGGCTTCATCGCCGTGCTGGCCAAGCAGGAGCTGCTGTTGCTCGTGGTGGGCGGACTGTTCGTGGTGGAGACCATTTCGGTCATCCTGCAGGTCAGCTACTTCAAGATGTCCGGGGGCAAGCGCATTTTCCGCATGGCCCCGCTGCACCACCACTTCGAGCTCAAGGGTATTCCCGAGTCCAAGATCATCATCCGTTTTTGGATACTATCCGTGCTCCTGGCCTTGGTGGCCCTGAGCACGCTCAAGCTGCGCTAG
- a CDS encoding UDP-N-acetylmuramoyl-tripeptide--D-alanyl-D-alanine ligase, protein MKMELSRIATVLNALGEQTDGRTVTRVQIDSRVVQPGDLFVCLPGERVDGHSFAADAVRKGAVAVLAQRPLPEVDGAPVLLVRDTCKALGDLAVAWRGSVQSRVVAVTGSAGKTTVKELIAQTLAAEMSVAKNHKNLNNQIGLPLSMLAASGEEDVWVMEVGISRQGDMEELAPIASPDLAVIHNIGPAHLEGLGSLRGVAKAKAHLLTSVRRGGAAIVNRDYPELWEAAQRIFPSVQAMSTQNEKAPYFCTYLGPSQQGGVFLLRLEDERLEVDLPFLGAHFAENVVAAASAAYRLGMSAGSIVQALAKAQLPDQRFAAHHLGFGTLIDDTYNANPLSMSRAIQAATELAGNRPLVLVLGDMLELGSEAEAEHVRLGERAAASGCAAVVYRGGFAKAVARGLVQAGFKGRFQEVRAGAELAPVLEDLGLTKEQAGTVILAKGSRSSRMEEFVTALRSSYGSNGGAGQ, encoded by the coding sequence ATGAAGATGGAGCTTTCGCGCATCGCAACGGTTCTGAACGCCTTGGGCGAGCAGACCGACGGACGCACGGTGACCCGCGTGCAGATCGACAGCCGCGTGGTCCAGCCCGGCGACCTGTTCGTTTGCCTGCCGGGCGAGCGCGTCGACGGTCACAGCTTTGCGGCGGACGCCGTGCGCAAGGGCGCCGTGGCCGTCCTGGCCCAGAGGCCCTTGCCCGAAGTGGATGGCGCGCCGGTGCTCCTGGTGCGGGACACGTGCAAGGCCCTGGGCGACCTGGCCGTGGCCTGGCGTGGCAGCGTGCAGAGCCGCGTGGTGGCGGTTACGGGTTCGGCCGGCAAGACCACGGTCAAGGAGCTGATCGCTCAAACCTTGGCCGCCGAGATGAGTGTGGCCAAGAACCACAAGAATTTGAACAACCAGATCGGGCTGCCTTTGTCCATGCTCGCCGCCAGCGGTGAGGAGGACGTTTGGGTCATGGAGGTCGGCATCAGCCGCCAGGGCGACATGGAGGAGCTGGCTCCCATTGCATCTCCCGATCTGGCCGTGATCCATAATATCGGTCCGGCACATCTTGAAGGGCTGGGCAGTCTGCGTGGAGTGGCCAAGGCCAAGGCCCACTTGCTGACATCCGTGCGCCGCGGCGGCGCAGCCATCGTGAACCGGGATTATCCCGAGTTGTGGGAGGCCGCGCAGCGCATTTTCCCAAGCGTCCAGGCCATGAGCACGCAGAATGAGAAAGCGCCATACTTCTGCACCTACCTTGGTCCCTCGCAGCAGGGCGGCGTGTTCCTCCTGCGTCTTGAGGATGAACGGTTGGAAGTCGACCTGCCCTTTCTGGGCGCACATTTCGCCGAGAATGTGGTGGCCGCGGCATCGGCGGCCTACCGCCTGGGCATGAGCGCGGGGTCCATCGTGCAGGCCCTGGCCAAGGCACAATTGCCGGACCAGCGCTTCGCGGCGCATCATCTGGGCTTCGGAACCCTGATCGACGACACGTACAACGCGAATCCCCTGTCCATGAGCAGGGCGATTCAAGCCGCAACGGAGCTTGCCGGCAACCGGCCCCTGGTGCTTGTGCTGGGCGATATGCTCGAACTGGGCTCCGAGGCCGAGGCCGAGCACGTCAGGCTTGGCGAACGAGCCGCGGCCTCGGGCTGTGCGGCGGTCGTCTACCGCGGAGGATTCGCCAAGGCCGTAGCCAGGGGACTGGTACAGGCCGGCTTCAAGGGCCGGTTTCAGGAAGTTCGCGCCGGGGCGGAACTGGCGCCGGTGCTGGAAGACCTCGGATTGACCAAGGAGCAGGCCGGAACCGTCATCCTGGCCAAGGGTTCCAGGTCCAGCCGCATGGAAGAGTTCGTTACCGCCTTACGCAGCAGCTACGGCTCGAATGGAGGAGCCGGGCAATGA
- a CDS encoding UDP-N-acetylmuramoyl-L-alanyl-D-glutamate--2,6-diaminopimelate ligase translates to MHSVDVSWKELLAAVRAGRPVRAHSGKVGAGDVFVAVPGPQADGAGFIPDALARGAAWIVAAPGVRLPEGATARLVTHDDPRQALGDLAQAAFGTAGHGYKLVGVTGTNGKTTISYILEQLFGGSGRKVGVLGTVSYRWPGFSMDAPLTTPDCLSLHEMLARMDKAEVDLAVMEVSSHALDQQRVAGLAYDAAVLTNLTQDHLDYHKDMETYFQAKARLFRELPKEGKAWVVNYEDPYGLRLLREGLSAGRSVLGYGLETPPVGMPAIRAEIRAMSAAGLELAVEFEGRRFELVSPLVGRHNAMNLLAAMGVGFKLGLRESDMQALAGFTGVSGRLERVTNPHGLNVFVDYAHTPDALVNVLSAVKALGVRRLVCVFGCGGNRDRAKRPLMGQAVCRHADVAVLTSDNPRHEDPLAIIEDVKPGLSGCARVVIEPDRRKAIALALEGLTAEDALVVAGKGHEPYQQIGDVKHPFSDQQVVRELLG, encoded by the coding sequence ATGCATTCGGTTGATGTCTCATGGAAAGAACTGCTAGCGGCCGTGCGCGCCGGACGGCCCGTCCGTGCGCATTCGGGCAAGGTCGGCGCGGGCGACGTGTTCGTGGCGGTACCCGGTCCCCAGGCCGATGGCGCGGGCTTCATTCCTGACGCCCTTGCGCGTGGCGCGGCCTGGATTGTGGCCGCTCCAGGCGTGCGCCTGCCAGAAGGAGCTACGGCCAGGCTGGTGACCCACGACGACCCGCGCCAAGCCCTGGGCGATCTGGCCCAGGCCGCTTTCGGCACGGCCGGTCACGGTTACAAACTCGTAGGTGTTACCGGCACCAACGGCAAGACGACTATTTCCTATATCCTTGAACAGCTCTTCGGCGGCTCCGGCCGCAAGGTCGGAGTGCTGGGCACCGTGAGCTACCGCTGGCCCGGCTTCAGCATGGACGCGCCGCTGACCACTCCGGACTGCCTCAGCCTGCACGAGATGCTGGCCAGGATGGACAAGGCCGAAGTGGATTTGGCGGTCATGGAAGTTTCTTCCCACGCCCTGGATCAGCAGCGAGTGGCGGGTCTTGCGTATGACGCCGCAGTGCTGACCAACCTGACCCAGGACCATCTGGATTATCATAAGGATATGGAGACGTACTTCCAGGCCAAGGCGCGGCTGTTCCGCGAATTGCCCAAAGAGGGCAAGGCCTGGGTCGTCAACTACGAAGATCCCTACGGTCTGCGCCTCCTGCGGGAGGGCCTGAGCGCCGGTCGGTCCGTGCTCGGTTATGGCCTGGAGACGCCTCCCGTGGGCATGCCGGCAATCCGCGCCGAGATCCGCGCCATGAGCGCCGCGGGCCTGGAACTGGCCGTCGAGTTCGAGGGGCGACGTTTCGAGCTGGTCTCGCCGCTAGTGGGCCGGCACAACGCCATGAACCTCCTGGCGGCCATGGGCGTGGGCTTCAAGCTCGGACTCCGCGAGTCCGACATGCAGGCCCTGGCCGGATTCACCGGCGTCTCCGGCCGCTTGGAGCGCGTGACCAACCCGCACGGCCTGAACGTATTCGTGGACTATGCTCACACGCCCGACGCCCTGGTCAACGTGCTTTCGGCGGTCAAGGCCCTGGGCGTGCGCAGGCTCGTGTGCGTGTTCGGCTGCGGCGGGAATCGCGACCGGGCCAAGCGGCCGCTCATGGGCCAAGCCGTATGCCGTCATGCCGATGTGGCCGTGCTTACCTCGGACAACCCGCGCCATGAGGACCCGCTCGCCATCATCGAGGACGTGAAGCCGGGCCTGTCCGGCTGCGCGCGGGTGGTCATCGAGCCTGACAGGCGCAAGGCGATCGCCTTGGCCCTGGAGGGACTGACCGCGGAGGACGCTCTGGTCGTCGCCGGCAAGGGACATGAGCCCTACCAGCAGATCGGGGATGTGAAGCATCCCTTTAGCGACCAGCAGGTGGTGAGGGAGTTGCTCGGATGA